One window from the genome of Sphaerotilus microaerophilus encodes:
- a CDS encoding GntR family transcriptional regulator, translating into MAAPHDTPPSLAGADRPSEAGASQSVLAQQRLRELILSGELPAGTRILEVPLAERLGVSRTPVRTALVRLEQEGLLEGLPNGGYRVRHFSDHDVRDAIELRGTAEGLAVRLAAERGAPAPLLAAAREHLQAIDQALAAPSFGAAEFADYAAHNERFHALLSELPGSEVIKREVERARSLPFASPSAFLGVQLSQPGAREMLILAQQQHHAVLEAIELREGARAEALMREHARLARRNLERALGDHAGWSLVPGAALLRRPDV; encoded by the coding sequence ATGGCAGCCCCCCACGACACCCCCCCCTCGCTTGCCGGTGCGGATCGCCCCAGCGAGGCCGGTGCCAGCCAGAGCGTGCTGGCGCAGCAGCGCCTGCGCGAGTTGATCCTCTCCGGCGAGCTGCCAGCGGGTACGCGCATCCTGGAGGTGCCGTTGGCCGAGCGGCTGGGCGTGTCGCGCACGCCGGTGCGCACGGCGCTCGTGCGGCTCGAACAGGAGGGTCTGCTGGAGGGACTGCCCAACGGCGGTTACCGTGTGCGTCACTTCAGCGACCACGACGTGCGCGACGCCATCGAGTTGCGTGGCACCGCGGAGGGCCTGGCTGTCCGCCTGGCGGCCGAACGCGGCGCGCCGGCCCCGCTGCTGGCGGCGGCGCGCGAGCACCTGCAGGCCATCGACCAGGCGCTGGCGGCACCCAGCTTCGGCGCGGCCGAGTTTGCCGACTACGCCGCCCACAACGAGCGCTTCCACGCGCTGCTGTCCGAGCTGCCGGGCAGCGAGGTGATCAAGCGCGAGGTCGAGCGGGCACGCAGCCTGCCGTTTGCGTCGCCGAGTGCCTTCCTGGGCGTGCAGCTGTCCCAGCCCGGTGCTCGCGAGATGCTCATCCTGGCCCAGCAGCAGCACCACGCCGTGCTGGAGGCCATCGAGCTGCGCGAGGGCGCTCGGGCCGAGGCGCTGATGCGCGAACACGCCCGCCTGGCCCGCCGCAACCTGGAGCGCGCCCTGGGCGACCACGCCGGTTGGAGCCTGGTGCCCGGCGCGGCCCTGCTGCGCCGACCCGATGTCTGA
- a CDS encoding ABC transporter substrate-binding protein: MTTTRRLVTHSALGALGTIACAAAGLLTPGFAAAQADALKIGLILPMTGPFASTGRQIEAAARLWMAQNGAKVAGKTVELIVKDDAGVADTTRRLAQELVVNDKVVALAGFGLTPLALAAAPVATQGKTPLVVMAAATSSITEASPYIIRTSFTLPQAAIGIAEWAAKNKIKKAVTMVTDYGPGIDAEKFFVDRFLLNGGTVPEKLRTPLRSPDFAPVLQKVRDAQPDAVFVFLPSGQGAAFMKQFAERGLDKAGIKLIGTGDVVDDDILADMGDVALGVVTSHHYSAAHKSPANQKYVAAFQAANPKMRPNFMSVGGYDGMRVIYKALEATKGASGEALLAAMKGQIFESPRGQVLIDAQTRDIVQDIYIRRVEKVNGALYNVEFDAMKGVKDPGKNR, encoded by the coding sequence ATGACCACCACCCGCCGCCTTGTCACCCACAGCGCCCTCGGGGCCCTCGGTACGATCGCCTGTGCCGCCGCCGGCCTGCTGACTCCCGGCTTCGCCGCTGCCCAGGCCGATGCGCTGAAGATTGGCCTGATCCTGCCGATGACCGGCCCCTTTGCCTCCACCGGCCGGCAGATCGAGGCCGCCGCCAGGCTCTGGATGGCGCAGAACGGCGCCAAGGTCGCGGGCAAGACGGTCGAGCTGATCGTCAAGGACGACGCCGGCGTGGCCGACACCACCCGCCGCCTGGCCCAGGAGCTGGTGGTCAACGACAAGGTGGTGGCGCTGGCCGGCTTCGGCCTGACGCCGCTGGCGCTGGCCGCCGCGCCCGTGGCCACGCAGGGCAAGACCCCGCTGGTGGTGATGGCCGCGGCCACGTCCAGCATCACCGAGGCCAGCCCGTACATCATCCGCACCAGCTTCACGCTGCCGCAGGCCGCGATCGGCATCGCCGAGTGGGCGGCCAAGAACAAGATCAAGAAGGCCGTCACGATGGTGACCGACTACGGCCCGGGCATCGACGCCGAGAAGTTCTTCGTCGACCGCTTCCTGCTCAACGGCGGCACCGTGCCGGAGAAGCTGCGCACCCCGCTGCGCAGCCCGGACTTCGCCCCCGTGCTGCAGAAGGTGCGCGACGCGCAGCCGGACGCGGTGTTCGTCTTCCTGCCCTCGGGCCAGGGCGCAGCCTTCATGAAGCAGTTCGCCGAGCGCGGGCTCGACAAGGCCGGCATCAAGCTGATCGGCACCGGCGACGTGGTGGACGACGACATCCTGGCCGACATGGGCGACGTGGCGCTGGGCGTGGTCACCTCGCACCACTACTCGGCGGCGCACAAGTCGCCGGCCAACCAGAAGTACGTCGCGGCCTTCCAGGCCGCCAACCCGAAGATGCGCCCCAACTTCATGTCCGTGGGCGGCTACGACGGCATGCGCGTGATCTACAAGGCACTGGAGGCCACCAAGGGCGCCAGCGGCGAGGCGCTGCTCGCGGCGATGAAGGGCCAGATCTTCGAGAGCCCGCGCGGCCAGGTGCTGATCGACGCGCAGACCCGCGACATCGTGCAGGACATCTACATCCGCCGGGTCGAGAAGGTGAATGGTGCGCTCTACAACGTCGAGTTCGACGCGATGAAGGGCGTCAAGGATCCCGGAAAGAATCGTTGA
- a CDS encoding branched-chain amino acid ABC transporter permease, with product MLTLLFDGIAYGMLLFVLALGLAVTMGLMNFINLAHGAFAMAGGYVLVLLMQRGGWPFLAALPVCFLVPALLGAALERTVYRPMYRKPHLDQVLFSIGLTFMAVAAVDFAMGSSQQNLQLPDWLRQRWEFGSGAAMLGVGAYRLFIVVVCVALALGLQALLTRTRFGSRLRAAVDDPTVAAGLGIPVNRVFLLTFAVGSGLAGLGGALGADILGLDPSFPLKFMVYFLIVCAVGGTQSITGPLLAALLLGIADVFGKYYLPKLGGFIVYTLMIVILLWRPQGLFTREAR from the coding sequence ATGCTGACCCTGCTGTTCGACGGCATCGCCTACGGCATGCTGCTCTTCGTGCTGGCCCTGGGGCTGGCGGTGACGATGGGCCTGATGAACTTCATCAACCTGGCCCACGGCGCCTTCGCGATGGCCGGCGGCTACGTGCTGGTGCTGCTGATGCAGCGCGGCGGCTGGCCCTTCCTGGCGGCGCTGCCGGTCTGCTTCCTGGTGCCGGCGCTGCTCGGGGCGGCGCTGGAGCGCACGGTCTACCGGCCGATGTACCGCAAGCCGCACCTGGACCAGGTGCTGTTCAGCATCGGCCTGACCTTCATGGCGGTGGCGGCGGTGGACTTCGCGATGGGCTCGTCGCAGCAGAACCTGCAGCTGCCCGACTGGCTGCGCCAGCGCTGGGAGTTTGGCAGCGGCGCGGCCATGCTGGGCGTGGGCGCCTACCGGCTCTTCATCGTCGTGGTCTGCGTGGCGCTGGCGCTGGGGCTGCAGGCGCTGCTGACGCGCACGCGCTTCGGCAGCCGGTTGCGCGCGGCGGTGGACGACCCCACGGTGGCCGCCGGCCTGGGCATCCCCGTCAACCGGGTGTTCCTGCTCACCTTCGCGGTGGGCTCGGGGCTGGCCGGGCTGGGCGGCGCGCTGGGGGCGGACATCCTGGGGCTGGACCCGAGCTTCCCGCTCAAGTTCATGGTCTATTTCCTGATCGTCTGCGCGGTCGGAGGCACGCAGTCCATCACCGGGCCGCTGCTGGCCGCCCTGCTGCTGGGCATCGCCGACGTGTTCGGCAAGTACTACCTGCCCAAGCTGGGCGGCTTCATCGTCTACACGCTGATGATCGTGATCCTGCTCTGGCGCCCGCAGGGGCTGTTCACCCGGGAGGCGCGATGA